A section of the Acropora muricata isolate sample 2 chromosome 4, ASM3666990v1, whole genome shotgun sequence genome encodes:
- the LOC136914354 gene encoding short/branched chain specific acyl-CoA dehydrogenase, mitochondrial-like isoform X1 translates to MAMFHKIIVSGMRPNRSFLSVIMHIRRATPILHSHHLSQKVSEPLTMLSEEEEMMRDTVTRFATEKIQPLVSEMDQKSEMDESIIDGMFEQGLMAIEVDADHGGANSSFFVSCLVVEELAKIDPAVAVMCDIQNTLIVTLFRKYGTPEQRAEYLPRLARNMVGSFCLSEVASGSDAFAMETKAEKKGDYFVINGSKMWISNAEQAGVFLVFANAAPEKGYKGISTFIVPRETEGLSLGKKEDKLGIRASSTCPVHFDNVKVHESNILGQLGHGYKYAIDSLNEGRIGIGAQMLGLAQGCLNCTVPYTHERKQFGQKIWDFQAVNHQLAHVFTQIEAARLMVYNAARRKEAGLSFLREAAMAKYFAGEVAALTTTRCIEVMGGVGFSKQYPIEKFYRDCKIGAIYEGTSNIQLSTIAKNMKEFEP, encoded by the exons ATGGCCATGTTTCACAAG ATAATAGTGTCAGGGATGAGACCCAATAGGTCATTTTTGAGTGTTATTATGCACATTAGAAGAGCCACGCCCATTTTGCATAGTCACCACTTGAGCCAGAAGGTGTCAGAGCCATTAACCATGCTCTCAGAAGAAGAGGAAATGATGAGGGATACTG TTACCAGATTTGCAACTGAAAAAATACAACCATTGGTATCAGAAATGGACCAGAAATCTGAAATGGATGAATCCATCATTGATGGAATGTTTGAACAAGGG TTAATGGCAATTGAAGTTGATGCAGATCATGGGGGAGCAAACTCCTCATTTTTTGTGTCCTGTCTTGTTGTTGAAGAATTGGCCAAAATCGATCCAGCTGTCGCTGTGATGTGTGATATACAGAATACTCTCATTGTCACATTGTTCCGGAAATATGGTACTCCTGAACAAAGAGCAGAGTATTTGCCTCGTTTAGCGCGGAACATG GTGGGAAGTTTTTGCCTGTCGGAGGTTGCTTCTGGGAGTGATGCATTTGCAATGGAGACCAAAGCTGAAAAGAAGGGAGATTACTTTGTCATAAATGGCTCAAAAATGTGGATTTCAAATGCTGAACAAGCTGGGGTATTTCTTGTATTTGCAAATGCTGCACCAGAAAAG GGCTACAAAGGAATTTCAACATTTATAGTGCCAAGAGAAACAGAAGGATTGTCCCTTGGGAAGAAGGAAGACAAG CTTGGAATACGAGCATCCTCGACTTGTCCTGTCCACTTTGATAATGTCAAG GTACATGAAAGTAATATTCTTGGGCAGCTTGGTCATGGTTATAAGTATGCAATTGACTCCTTGAATGAAGGACGCATTGGGATTGGAGCACAG ATGCTTGGACTTGCTCAAGGCTGTCTCAACTGCACGGTTCCTTACACTCATGAAAGAAAACAGTTTGGTCAGAAGATCTGGGACTTTCAG GCTGTCAATCATCAGCTCGCGCACGTGTTCACACAGATTGAAGCCGCTAGGCTGATGGTTTACAATGCGGCACGGAGAAAAGAAGCCGGGCTTTCATTCCTGCGAGAGGCTGCCATGGCCAAATACTTCGCAGGAGAG GTGGCTGCCCTGACAACAACAAGGTGTATCGAAGTGATGGGAGGCGTCGGCTTTTCCAAGCAATATCCAATCGAGAAATTCTACAGAGATTGTAAAATCG
- the LOC136914354 gene encoding short/branched chain specific acyl-CoA dehydrogenase, mitochondrial-like isoform X2, producing the protein MRPNRSFLSVIMHIRRATPILHSHHLSQKVSEPLTMLSEEEEMMRDTVTRFATEKIQPLVSEMDQKSEMDESIIDGMFEQGLMAIEVDADHGGANSSFFVSCLVVEELAKIDPAVAVMCDIQNTLIVTLFRKYGTPEQRAEYLPRLARNMVGSFCLSEVASGSDAFAMETKAEKKGDYFVINGSKMWISNAEQAGVFLVFANAAPEKGYKGISTFIVPRETEGLSLGKKEDKLGIRASSTCPVHFDNVKVHESNILGQLGHGYKYAIDSLNEGRIGIGAQMLGLAQGCLNCTVPYTHERKQFGQKIWDFQAVNHQLAHVFTQIEAARLMVYNAARRKEAGLSFLREAAMAKYFAGEVAALTTTRCIEVMGGVGFSKQYPIEKFYRDCKIGAIYEGTSNIQLSTIAKNMKEFEP; encoded by the exons ATGAGACCCAATAGGTCATTTTTGAGTGTTATTATGCACATTAGAAGAGCCACGCCCATTTTGCATAGTCACCACTTGAGCCAGAAGGTGTCAGAGCCATTAACCATGCTCTCAGAAGAAGAGGAAATGATGAGGGATACTG TTACCAGATTTGCAACTGAAAAAATACAACCATTGGTATCAGAAATGGACCAGAAATCTGAAATGGATGAATCCATCATTGATGGAATGTTTGAACAAGGG TTAATGGCAATTGAAGTTGATGCAGATCATGGGGGAGCAAACTCCTCATTTTTTGTGTCCTGTCTTGTTGTTGAAGAATTGGCCAAAATCGATCCAGCTGTCGCTGTGATGTGTGATATACAGAATACTCTCATTGTCACATTGTTCCGGAAATATGGTACTCCTGAACAAAGAGCAGAGTATTTGCCTCGTTTAGCGCGGAACATG GTGGGAAGTTTTTGCCTGTCGGAGGTTGCTTCTGGGAGTGATGCATTTGCAATGGAGACCAAAGCTGAAAAGAAGGGAGATTACTTTGTCATAAATGGCTCAAAAATGTGGATTTCAAATGCTGAACAAGCTGGGGTATTTCTTGTATTTGCAAATGCTGCACCAGAAAAG GGCTACAAAGGAATTTCAACATTTATAGTGCCAAGAGAAACAGAAGGATTGTCCCTTGGGAAGAAGGAAGACAAG CTTGGAATACGAGCATCCTCGACTTGTCCTGTCCACTTTGATAATGTCAAG GTACATGAAAGTAATATTCTTGGGCAGCTTGGTCATGGTTATAAGTATGCAATTGACTCCTTGAATGAAGGACGCATTGGGATTGGAGCACAG ATGCTTGGACTTGCTCAAGGCTGTCTCAACTGCACGGTTCCTTACACTCATGAAAGAAAACAGTTTGGTCAGAAGATCTGGGACTTTCAG GCTGTCAATCATCAGCTCGCGCACGTGTTCACACAGATTGAAGCCGCTAGGCTGATGGTTTACAATGCGGCACGGAGAAAAGAAGCCGGGCTTTCATTCCTGCGAGAGGCTGCCATGGCCAAATACTTCGCAGGAGAG GTGGCTGCCCTGACAACAACAAGGTGTATCGAAGTGATGGGAGGCGTCGGCTTTTCCAAGCAATATCCAATCGAGAAATTCTACAGAGATTGTAAAATCG